From Segatella copri, the proteins below share one genomic window:
- a CDS encoding BRO-N domain-containing protein, whose amino-acid sequence MYQLVNQYDTLRQGAWVVTGLKKDGSEAMRRTLILYVNESGFYALVLGSKLSTAVKFKNWVTADVLPQIRKTGGYPCLLLHLDIDLG is encoded by the coding sequence GTGTATCAATTAGTTAACCAATATGACACCTTGAGACAAGGGGCATGGGTAGTGACAGGTCTGAAGAAGGATGGAAGCGAGGCGATGCGTCGTACTCTGATACTCTATGTCAACGAGAGCGGATTCTATGCTTTAGTTCTCGGCTCTAAGCTTTCTACTGCCGTGAAGTTCAAAAACTGGGTTACGGCTGATGTGCTGCCACAGATTCGCAAGACGGGTGGTTATCCATGTTTGTTATTGCATTTAGATATTGATTTAGGATAA
- a CDS encoding nitroreductase family protein produces MMEKNQIFENIISRTSVRSYTDMPVEQEKIEMMLRAGMAAPSACNKQPWHFVVINDREILDQIPQFSPYASMVKQAPLAIVVCGCLDKTLEGTEQEFWIQDCSAATENILLMAHGLGLGGVWTALYPLKERYEGMQQLLHLPKTMIPLNTLIIGYPKNQAEAKDKWKEENVSYNKWMEKNS; encoded by the coding sequence ATGATGGAAAAGAATCAGATTTTTGAAAATATCATAAGCCGCACATCGGTGAGAAGTTATACAGACATGCCTGTAGAGCAAGAGAAAATTGAAATGATGCTGCGTGCCGGCATGGCCGCTCCATCGGCTTGCAACAAGCAGCCTTGGCATTTTGTGGTCATCAACGACAGAGAGATTCTCGACCAGATACCACAGTTCAGCCCTTATGCCAGCATGGTGAAGCAGGCACCGCTTGCCATTGTGGTTTGCGGATGCCTGGACAAGACGCTGGAAGGCACAGAGCAGGAGTTCTGGATTCAAGACTGTTCGGCAGCCACGGAGAACATTCTGCTGATGGCTCACGGCTTAGGACTTGGCGGAGTATGGACAGCCCTCTATCCCCTGAAAGAACGATACGAGGGAATGCAGCAACTGTTGCATCTGCCCAAGACGATGATTCCGCTCAATACCCTCATCATCGGATATCCAAAGAATCAGGCGGAAGCAAAGGATAAGTGGAAAGAGGAGAATGTATCCTATAATAAATGGATGGAGAAAAATTCATAA
- a CDS encoding ATP-binding protein: MSKYNFNIDNYHAIGHADIEIEGITVIVGSNGCGKSTMSRWLYYIVNTLSVLDSFFFSDFRDVIIKSLEKYSNALDDISNYLDDDKKRFFDHTLSLMTMVTLSNGGVEKLDFYYKRAIGSLDDMLVNFLQKEQNPQQVRRVLNLFGITEQNHVHEDIERNSIQLFSEYLQKYEHNKKNRPISYLKEKIASVYREKDGFPASISFKEDEVELLVDRLGKIYSLNNAIYIGTPAAISLRQSDRVLMTSLAHKVVHVNEKGSEITGKLELLHSINKMIDGSIVEKENFDAVDLVYHSNNGKDIRIEDIASGFKPLVYMLRLIENGWLTENTLLEIDEPETNLHPQWVVELAHLLVRINKTFGTKILITSHNPDMVSAIRYISEKEGLLNTTRFYLAEQSEGTDSFYYKNLGCDIEPVFESFNKSFDTLQKYVENYGEI, from the coding sequence ATGAGCAAGTATAATTTTAATATAGACAATTATCATGCAATAGGGCATGCTGATATCGAAATAGAGGGTATCACAGTTATCGTGGGTAGCAATGGCTGTGGAAAAAGCACTATGTCCCGTTGGTTGTATTATATCGTCAATACATTGTCAGTGTTAGACAGCTTCTTTTTCTCTGATTTCAGAGATGTGATTATCAAATCATTAGAGAAATATTCTAATGCGCTGGATGATATCTCAAATTATCTGGATGATGATAAAAAACGATTTTTTGACCATACCTTATCATTAATGACAATGGTAACATTGAGTAATGGTGGTGTGGAGAAGCTCGATTTTTATTATAAAAGAGCGATTGGTTCACTTGATGACATGCTGGTTAACTTTCTTCAGAAAGAGCAGAATCCTCAGCAGGTGCGTCGAGTGCTTAATCTTTTTGGGATTACTGAACAAAATCATGTTCATGAGGATATAGAACGAAATTCCATTCAGTTGTTTTCTGAATATCTTCAGAAATATGAACACAACAAAAAAAATCGTCCCATCAGTTACTTGAAAGAGAAAATCGCTTCTGTATATCGGGAAAAGGATGGCTTTCCTGCCAGCATAAGCTTTAAGGAAGATGAAGTGGAATTGCTTGTTGATAGACTTGGAAAGATATATAGTTTAAATAATGCCATATATATAGGAACACCTGCAGCTATTTCTCTTCGTCAATCAGATAGGGTTCTGATGACTTCCTTGGCACATAAAGTGGTTCACGTAAATGAAAAAGGAAGTGAGATTACCGGCAAACTGGAATTACTTCATTCTATTAATAAAATGATAGATGGTTCTATTGTAGAAAAGGAAAATTTCGATGCTGTTGATTTAGTTTATCACAGCAACAATGGTAAGGATATTAGAATTGAAGATATAGCATCGGGCTTCAAACCGCTGGTTTATATGCTTCGTCTGATAGAAAACGGGTGGCTGACAGAAAACACTTTGTTGGAGATTGATGAGCCTGAAACAAATCTTCATCCACAATGGGTGGTTGAGTTGGCGCATCTTCTTGTTCGCATCAACAAAACATTTGGAACCAAGATACTCATCACGAGTCACAATCCCGATATGGTATCGGCTATCAGGTATATCTCTGAAAAAGAAGGCTTGTTGAATACTACTCGCTTTTATCTGGCAGAGCAAAGTGAAGGTACAGATTCGTTCTACTATAAGAATTTGGGTTGTGACATCGAACCTGTATTTGAATCATTCAATAAATCTTTTGATACTCTTCAGAAATACGTAGAGAACTATGGCGAAATTTAA
- a CDS encoding MutS-related protein, translating to MNIKENYQQYVSRYASEVAALKRKNTGFITGELLAFGGILAFLICYFAMDGDTQNYLMGAALCLIAYSGIRRLDDKNKEKIEHLSALFKVYQDEIKALEGDFSPFETGDSYQNPQHPYSFDLDVFGKSSLFNRICRTITSGGSEALARNLTRETPLSLENIKRRKDLQKELAGEGENWRMEFLALGEKNRTQTADGKMVNGKTKKIDSAAVMDAMQKVSKMEVPAWFGSPVSLVIGWLLIIGVIGSVILSICNMVSVDFALWWVLVQYMVVFFVCKQTLDKIDSNGGKLRHQLIAYAQILQLINRRNFHSESGKEMQKSLADALPSFAQLEKILKGYDRRGNFLGLFFTDAFMLSDFFLVRSFLKWKNTYMVKMEEWMHIISEMDAMVSMADFRYNHPEAEEAEFVSGKQEIVFEGKNLYHPFLGAKAVKNDFTIKDDNYYIITGANMAGKSTFLRSLGVNYILAMAGMPVFADQLKISRFRLFSSMRTTDDLTHGISYFNAELIRLEELLKFCKESAEGYKEPLRTLIILDEILKGTNSLDKLNGSRKFLEAIAKQPVSGIIATHDLELSKMENDASGKFHNYCFEIDLGTDVTYTYKIQKGVARNQNATFLLNKILEKY from the coding sequence ATGAATATCAAGGAGAATTATCAACAATATGTAAGCCGATACGCTTCTGAGGTGGCTGCCCTGAAGCGTAAGAATACGGGATTCATAACGGGAGAGCTGCTGGCTTTTGGCGGCATCCTCGCCTTTCTGATCTGCTATTTCGCAATGGATGGAGATACGCAGAATTATCTGATGGGGGCGGCGCTGTGCCTGATTGCCTATTCGGGAATCAGACGACTTGACGATAAGAACAAGGAGAAGATAGAGCATCTTTCGGCTTTGTTCAAGGTTTATCAGGACGAAATCAAGGCTTTGGAGGGCGATTTTTCACCTTTCGAAACGGGCGATTCCTATCAGAATCCGCAGCATCCTTATTCCTTCGACCTCGATGTCTTCGGCAAGAGTTCGCTGTTCAACCGTATCTGCCGAACCATCACATCGGGCGGTTCGGAGGCACTCGCCAGGAATCTTACCCGGGAAACGCCTCTGAGCCTGGAGAATATCAAAAGAAGAAAAGATTTGCAGAAGGAATTGGCTGGTGAAGGCGAAAACTGGCGAATGGAATTCCTGGCACTTGGCGAAAAGAACAGAACCCAAACTGCGGATGGCAAAATGGTGAATGGCAAGACGAAGAAGATTGATTCTGCTGCGGTGATGGATGCGATGCAGAAGGTTTCGAAGATGGAGGTGCCGGCATGGTTTGGGTCTCCGGTTTCGCTCGTTATCGGATGGCTGCTGATTATCGGAGTCATCGGTTCCGTGATTTTATCGATATGCAATATGGTTTCGGTGGATTTCGCCTTGTGGTGGGTGTTGGTTCAATACATGGTGGTGTTCTTCGTCTGCAAGCAGACACTTGATAAGATAGACAGCAATGGCGGCAAGCTTCGCCATCAGCTCATCGCCTATGCCCAGATACTTCAGCTTATCAACAGGCGCAATTTCCATAGCGAATCAGGCAAGGAGATGCAGAAATCCCTAGCAGATGCCCTACCTTCCTTTGCCCAACTGGAAAAGATATTGAAGGGGTATGACAGAAGAGGCAACTTCCTGGGTCTTTTCTTCACCGATGCCTTCATGCTGAGCGATTTCTTCCTGGTTCGCAGTTTCCTGAAATGGAAGAATACCTATATGGTGAAGATGGAGGAATGGATGCATATCATCAGCGAGATGGATGCGATGGTTTCGATGGCGGATTTCAGATATAATCATCCGGAGGCGGAAGAGGCGGAATTTGTTTCGGGAAAGCAGGAAATCGTGTTCGAGGGGAAGAATCTCTATCATCCTTTCCTGGGTGCCAAGGCGGTGAAGAACGATTTCACCATCAAGGACGACAACTATTATATCATCACCGGAGCCAACATGGCGGGAAAGAGTACCTTCCTGCGTTCGCTGGGCGTGAACTATATCCTGGCAATGGCGGGTATGCCGGTATTTGCGGATCAGCTGAAGATTTCCCGTTTCAGATTGTTCTCGAGTATGAGAACCACCGATGATTTGACGCATGGCATCTCTTACTTTAATGCTGAGCTGATAAGACTGGAGGAGCTGCTGAAGTTCTGCAAAGAAAGTGCAGAGGGCTATAAGGAGCCACTCCGAACGCTGATTATTCTGGATGAAATTCTGAAGGGAACGAATTCATTGGATAAGCTGAATGGTTCGAGAAAGTTCCTCGAAGCCATTGCCAAGCAGCCGGTGAGCGGTATCATCGCTACCCACGATCTGGAGCTCTCCAAGATGGAGAATGATGCATCAGGAAAATTCCACAACTATTGTTTCGAGATAGATTTAGGCACAGATGTTACCTATACTTATAAGATACAGAAGGGTGTGGCAAGAAACCAGAATGCCACCTTCTTACTGAATAAGATTCTGGAAAAATATTAG
- the greA gene encoding transcription elongation factor GreA, which translates to MEYMSQEGYDELVAELQHMVNVELPAVRDAIAEARDKGDLSENFEYHAAKREQGKLLSRISFKQKVLENARVIDKSRLKSDTVGLLSKIKITNLANKCSMNYTIVNPHEADLHSGKISIKSPIAKALLGKKAGEEVMVKVPAGLLKFRLDSVEL; encoded by the coding sequence ATGGAATATATGTCTCAGGAAGGCTACGATGAGCTCGTGGCCGAACTTCAACACATGGTTAACGTAGAGTTGCCAGCCGTTCGCGATGCGATAGCTGAGGCCCGCGATAAGGGCGACCTCAGTGAGAATTTCGAGTATCATGCAGCCAAGCGTGAGCAGGGCAAGCTGTTGAGCCGCATCAGCTTCAAACAGAAGGTCTTGGAGAATGCCCGTGTCATCGACAAGTCTCGATTGAAGAGCGATACCGTTGGCTTGTTGAGCAAGATTAAGATTACCAATCTCGCCAACAAGTGCAGCATGAATTATACCATAGTGAATCCTCACGAGGCAGATCTCCATAGTGGCAAGATTTCCATCAAGTCGCCTATCGCCAAGGCCCTTCTGGGTAAGAAGGCAGGTGAAGAGGTAATGGTAAAGGTACCAGCCGGCTTGCTCAAATTCCGCCTGGATAGCGTGGAGCTATAA